In one Shinella zoogloeoides genomic region, the following are encoded:
- a CDS encoding DUF599 domain-containing protein, producing the protein MNTPDLVALAVFITLWIGYSWITDRARLFDRVSLTRAMSSQRAVWIRNAMHRDLRMIDTQIMAGLQNGTAFFASTSLLALGSCFALLGATEQVFAIFNDLPDVFRGSRAGFELKVGGLAIIFGYAFFKFGWSYRLFNYCTILLGAMPMSGDIHKDPAGADLAADKVIRMNILAAKHFNKGLRAIFLSIGYLGWFVSPYLFILTTAGIMIVLVRRQFYSEARLAVLENLD; encoded by the coding sequence ATGAACACCCCGGACCTTGTCGCCCTTGCCGTCTTCATCACCCTGTGGATCGGGTATTCCTGGATCACGGACCGGGCAAGGCTGTTCGATCGCGTCAGCCTCACGCGGGCCATGAGTTCGCAGCGCGCCGTCTGGATCCGCAATGCGATGCACCGGGACCTGCGCATGATCGACACGCAGATCATGGCGGGCCTGCAGAACGGAACCGCCTTCTTCGCCTCCACCTCGCTGCTGGCGCTCGGCAGTTGCTTCGCGCTGCTCGGGGCGACGGAGCAGGTCTTCGCGATCTTCAACGACCTGCCCGACGTCTTCCGCGGCAGCCGCGCCGGCTTCGAGCTGAAGGTCGGCGGCCTTGCCATCATCTTCGGCTACGCCTTCTTCAAGTTCGGCTGGTCCTACCGGCTCTTCAACTATTGCACGATCCTGCTCGGCGCGATGCCGATGAGCGGCGACATCCACAAGGACCCCGCCGGCGCGGACCTTGCCGCCGACAAGGTCATCCGCATGAACATCCTGGCCGCCAAGCACTTCAACAAGGGCCTGCGCGCCATCTTCCTGTCGATCGGCTATCTCGGCTGGTTCGTCAGCCCCTATCTGTTCATCCTGACGACAGCGGGCATCATGATCGTGCTCGTCCGCCGGCAGTTCTATTCAGAAGCCCGCCTCGCGGTGCTCGAAAACCTCGACTGA
- a CDS encoding DUF1624 domain-containing protein — protein MTTTVIEGNVAGENAQTRRLPRIPLIDQARGVALIAMAIYHFTWDLGFFGYIEPETATTGGWRIFARLIAGSFLFLVGFSLVLGHRQGFRPRPFLIRFGKIALAAAVITLATWFAFPQTFIFFGILHAIAAASLVGLLFVRLPVAITLLAAAAAVAAPLYLRHPFFDHPTLWWLGLSVDVPRSNDYVPLLPWIAPVLLGIALARLFVASALPERLAGFGNATKSRWKSLLEQAGRHSLAIYLIHQPVLIALVYGFSLVVPAPAADPAISYTKSCMRACQNEQSGGFCESFCGCTLNKLMEQNLFADLNRGAIDVTTDERIATISSQCTADAETGIAPKE, from the coding sequence ATGACGACGACGGTGATTGAGGGCAATGTGGCAGGAGAGAACGCGCAAACGCGCCGTTTGCCGCGCATTCCGCTGATCGATCAGGCCCGCGGCGTCGCGCTGATCGCCATGGCGATCTATCACTTCACCTGGGACCTCGGCTTCTTCGGCTATATCGAGCCCGAGACTGCGACGACCGGCGGCTGGCGCATCTTCGCGCGGCTGATCGCCGGCAGCTTCCTGTTCCTCGTCGGCTTCAGCCTCGTGCTCGGCCACCGGCAGGGCTTTCGCCCACGGCCGTTCCTCATCCGCTTCGGCAAGATCGCGCTGGCCGCGGCCGTCATCACGCTGGCCACCTGGTTCGCCTTTCCGCAGACCTTCATCTTCTTCGGCATTCTCCACGCCATCGCGGCGGCGAGCCTCGTCGGCCTTCTCTTCGTGCGCCTGCCCGTGGCGATCACGCTTCTTGCCGCGGCGGCGGCGGTCGCCGCCCCGCTCTATTTGCGCCACCCGTTCTTCGACCATCCCACGCTCTGGTGGCTCGGCCTCTCCGTCGATGTGCCGCGCTCGAACGACTACGTACCGCTGCTTCCCTGGATAGCGCCCGTTCTGCTCGGCATCGCGCTTGCCCGCCTCTTCGTCGCAAGCGCCCTTCCCGAGCGGCTCGCGGGCTTCGGCAATGCGACGAAAAGCCGGTGGAAAAGCCTGCTGGAGCAGGCGGGCCGCCACAGTCTCGCCATCTACCTTATTCATCAGCCGGTGCTGATCGCGTTGGTCTACGGCTTTTCCCTTGTGGTGCCGGCCCCCGCGGCGGATCCCGCCATAAGCTACACCAAGAGCTGCATGCGCGCCTGCCAGAACGAGCAGAGCGGCGGCTTCTGCGAAAGCTTCTGCGGCTGCACGCTGAACAAGCTGATGGAACAGAACCTTTTCGCCGACCTCAACCGTGGCGCGATCGATGTCACCACGGACGAGCGGATCGCAACGATCTCGTCGCAATGCACGGCAGACGCCGAAACGGGGATCGCCCCCAAGGAGTAG
- a CDS encoding methyltransferase family protein: MNAYRMKPLAFPWPPLIYGAAIAAAFLLQAYFPLAVTDTNIWIARAAGGLLILSAIVLDVWAMRTLLDCHTTILPNRCSTHLVTSGPYRFTRNPIYLGYTLTTAGIGLAMLNPWCIVTAMIAAAITSIIAIKREELHLLSRFGVDFERYCNGTARWI, from the coding sequence ATGAACGCCTATCGCATGAAGCCACTCGCCTTTCCCTGGCCGCCGCTGATCTACGGCGCGGCCATCGCGGCGGCTTTCCTGCTCCAGGCGTATTTTCCGCTGGCGGTGACCGACACGAATATCTGGATCGCCCGCGCGGCGGGCGGCCTGCTGATCCTCTCGGCAATCGTTCTGGATGTCTGGGCGATGCGCACGCTGCTCGACTGCCACACGACGATCCTGCCGAACCGCTGCTCCACCCATCTGGTGACGTCGGGGCCCTACCGCTTTACGCGCAACCCGATCTATCTCGGCTACACGCTGACGACCGCCGGCATCGGCCTTGCCATGCTCAATCCCTGGTGCATCGTGACGGCCATGATCGCGGCCGCCATCACCAGCATCATCGCGATCAAGCGCGAGGAACTGCACCTGCTCTCGCGCTTCGGCGTGGATTTCGAGCGCTATTGCAACGGCACGGCGCGGTGGATTTAA
- a CDS encoding MerR family transcriptional regulator gives MDKFYTITELTREFGVSTRTLRFYEDEGLINPERRGRTRLFRPADRRLIQEILRGRRIGFTIAEIRDIIKVYKDPPGEIGQLELLMGKVSEKRDELRQKRRDIEETLAELDNVEEACLTRLAEIGVGT, from the coding sequence GTGGACAAGTTTTATACCATAACGGAGCTTACGCGCGAATTCGGAGTTTCGACCCGTACCCTGCGCTTCTATGAGGACGAGGGGCTCATCAATCCCGAGCGTCGCGGCCGTACGCGTCTTTTCCGCCCCGCCGACCGCCGCCTGATCCAGGAAATCCTGCGCGGCCGGCGCATCGGCTTCACGATCGCCGAGATCCGCGACATCATCAAGGTCTACAAGGACCCGCCGGGCGAGATCGGCCAGCTCGAGCTTTTGATGGGCAAGGTCAGCGAAAAGCGCGACGAGCTGCGCCAGAAGCGGCGCGACATCGAGGAGACGCTTGCCGAGCTCGACAATGTCGAGGAAGCCTGCCTCACGCGCCTGGCCGAAATCGGCGTCGGCACCTGA
- the mgtE gene encoding magnesium transporter gives MEDTGDDDRIREGQPEHSTFEGDDIYAEDGSIRSDFLMYVGAAIADRDLLFLRRHVARLHESEMGDLLEAIQPEQRRQLVSLLGADFDLAALTEVDEAIRLDIVEHLPNEQIAAALGEMDSDDAVYILEDLDQEDQEEILSKLPFTERIRLRRSLDYPESTAGRRMQTEFVAVPPFWTVGQTIDYLREDADLPESFSQIFVIDPTFRLLGAIDLDRLLRMPRGTKIEAIMRETNHPIPAEMDQEEAAQLFEQYDLLSAAVVDENGRLVGVLTIDDVVDVIQEEAEEDLMRLGGVGDEELSDTTIETVRSRAPWLLVNLLTAFIAASVISVFEATIEDIVALAVLMPIVAGMGGNAGSQTMTVTVRALATRDLDIHNAWRVVRREAGVGLLHGVAFGVMIGAVAGLWFHDVNIGGVIAAAMLINMCAAALAGIMIPMLLDRAGADPAVSSSVFVTAVTDIVGFSAFLGLATWWFSIR, from the coding sequence ATGGAAGACACCGGCGACGACGACCGTATCCGTGAGGGACAGCCGGAGCACAGTACCTTCGAGGGTGACGACATCTATGCCGAGGACGGTTCGATCCGCTCGGACTTCCTCATGTATGTCGGCGCGGCCATCGCCGACCGCGACCTCCTGTTCCTGCGCCGCCATGTGGCGCGGCTGCACGAATCGGAAATGGGCGACCTGCTGGAGGCGATCCAGCCGGAACAGCGCCGCCAGCTCGTCTCGCTGCTCGGCGCGGACTTCGACCTTGCCGCGCTGACCGAGGTCGACGAGGCGATCCGCCTCGATATCGTCGAGCACCTGCCGAACGAGCAGATCGCCGCGGCCCTTGGCGAGATGGATTCGGACGATGCGGTCTACATCCTGGAGGACCTCGACCAGGAGGACCAGGAGGAGATCCTCTCCAAGCTGCCGTTCACCGAACGGATCCGCCTGCGCCGCTCGCTCGACTATCCGGAAAGCACGGCCGGCCGGCGCATGCAGACCGAGTTCGTCGCCGTGCCGCCGTTCTGGACGGTGGGCCAGACGATCGACTACCTGCGCGAGGACGCCGACCTGCCGGAGAGCTTTTCGCAGATCTTTGTCATCGACCCGACCTTCCGCCTGCTCGGCGCCATCGATCTCGACCGTCTGCTGCGCATGCCGCGCGGCACGAAGATCGAAGCGATCATGCGCGAGACGAACCACCCGATCCCCGCCGAGATGGACCAGGAAGAGGCCGCGCAGCTCTTCGAGCAGTACGATCTTCTCTCGGCCGCCGTCGTCGATGAGAACGGTCGCCTCGTCGGCGTGCTCACCATCGACGACGTGGTCGACGTCATTCAGGAAGAGGCCGAGGAGGACCTGATGCGCCTCGGCGGCGTGGGTGACGAGGAATTGTCCGACACCACTATCGAGACGGTCCGTTCGCGCGCGCCCTGGCTGCTCGTCAACCTGCTGACGGCCTTCATCGCGGCCTCGGTCATCTCCGTCTTCGAAGCGACGATCGAGGACATCGTGGCGCTCGCAGTGCTGATGCCGATCGTCGCCGGCATGGGCGGCAACGCCGGATCGCAGACCATGACGGTGACGGTACGCGCGCTGGCGACGCGCGACCTCGACATCCACAATGCCTGGCGCGTCGTGCGGCGCGAAGCGGGCGTCGGCCTCCTGCACGGCGTCGCCTTCGGGGTGATGATCGGCGCCGTCGCCGGCCTCTGGTTCCACGACGTCAATATCGGCGGCGTCATCGCGGCTGCCATGCTGATCAACATGTGCGCCGCGGCTCTTGCCGGAATCATGATCCCGATGCTGCTGGACAGGGCAGGCGCCGACCCGGCCGTCTCCTCCAGCGTCTTCGTGACGGCGGTCACCGATATCGTCGGTTTCTCGGCGTTTCTCGGCCTTGCGACGTGGTGGTTCTCGATCCGTTGA
- a CDS encoding peptide deformylase, with protein MAILPILRYPDPRLRLPCKPIETFDERLATLAGDLAVTMRAAPGIGITAAHVGVLERLTVIELDGPASQRIYVNPEITWFSPEQQRHTEGSVSMPGVTDEIERPARIRLAYRDPSGGRHEEEADGLLAVCLQHEIDQLDGIFWIDRLSRLKRDRIVRKFRKMGE; from the coding sequence ATGGCGATCCTGCCCATCCTTCGCTACCCCGATCCGCGCCTGCGCCTGCCCTGCAAGCCTATCGAGACGTTCGACGAGCGCCTTGCGACGCTCGCCGGCGACCTTGCCGTCACGATGCGCGCCGCGCCCGGCATCGGCATCACCGCCGCCCATGTCGGCGTCCTCGAACGGCTGACGGTGATCGAACTCGATGGGCCGGCCTCGCAGCGCATCTATGTGAACCCGGAAATCACATGGTTTTCGCCCGAGCAGCAGCGCCACACGGAAGGCAGCGTCTCCATGCCCGGCGTGACCGACGAGATCGAGCGCCCTGCCCGCATCCGCCTTGCCTATCGGGACCCCTCCGGCGGACGGCATGAGGAAGAAGCCGACGGCCTGCTTGCCGTCTGCCTCCAGCACGAAATCGACCAGCTCGACGGCATCTTCTGGATCGACCGCCTCTCGCGGCTGAAGCGCGACCGAATCGTCAGGAAATTCCGAAAGATGGGCGAATAG
- a CDS encoding DUF2171 domain-containing protein, producing MIAATDIREHMEVMAADGRHVGTVDHMEGESRIKLTRSDSEDGQHHLIPLDWVDHVDAHVHLNKNADDVQREWSTIN from the coding sequence ATGATCGCAGCAACCGACATTCGCGAACATATGGAAGTCATGGCCGCCGACGGCCGTCACGTCGGCACCGTCGACCACATGGAAGGCGAAAGCCGCATCAAGCTCACCCGGAGCGATTCCGAAGACGGCCAGCACCATCTCATTCCGCTCGACTGGGTCGATCATGTCGATGCCCATGTGCATCTGAACAAGAATGCCGACGACGTGCAGCGCGAATGGTCGACCATCAACTGA
- the tnpA gene encoding IS200/IS605 family transposase produces the protein MDERSQSHATWDCKYHVVFASKYRTKRLYGDVRRELGDLLHNLARQKGCEIREGHLMPDHVHMLISIPPKYSVSSIVGFLKGKTALYVANKYARKRRYKGYHFWARGYFVSTAGYDEQVVRRYIRNQEKADKASDFADLFNRSY, from the coding sequence ATGGACGAACGATCGCAATCACACGCGACGTGGGACTGCAAATATCATGTGGTCTTCGCGAGTAAGTACCGAACGAAGCGCCTTTACGGGGACGTAAGGCGTGAGTTGGGTGATCTGCTGCATAATCTTGCTCGACAAAAGGGATGCGAGATCAGGGAAGGGCACTTGATGCCCGACCATGTGCACATGCTGATATCGATCCCGCCGAAATACTCGGTGTCTTCGATTGTCGGCTTTTTGAAAGGCAAGACGGCCCTTTACGTGGCCAACAAATATGCCCGCAAGCGGCGCTACAAGGGCTATCACTTTTGGGCGCGTGGGTACTTCGTCTCTACGGCTGGCTATGATGAGCAGGTCGTCAGACGTTATATCCGTAATCAGGAAAAGGCCGACAAAGCTTCCGACTTTGCCGACCTCTTTAACCGTAGCTACTAA
- a CDS encoding ribosomal maturation YjgA family protein, with protein MTFRFDPASFGRAALLFVVLVLLATFGRNLGWVRSFFGDVLAVAWVYYVIRTFVRAKPVTAAAIAFACGAAVELTQYVLTRIDVQISNRLLRIVFGATPDWWDIVAYAMGAALVLVLESLSNRKKTR; from the coding sequence ATGACGTTCAGGTTCGATCCCGCGTCCTTCGGACGGGCTGCTCTCTTGTTCGTGGTTCTGGTCCTGCTGGCCACCTTCGGCCGCAACCTCGGCTGGGTCCGCAGCTTCTTCGGCGACGTGCTTGCCGTCGCCTGGGTCTATTACGTCATCCGCACCTTCGTCAGGGCGAAACCCGTCACGGCCGCGGCCATCGCCTTCGCATGCGGCGCGGCGGTGGAACTGACGCAATATGTCCTGACCAGGATCGACGTGCAGATATCGAACCGGCTGCTCAGGATCGTCTTCGGCGCGACGCCGGACTGGTGGGATATCGTGGCCTATGCGATGGGCGCGGCGCTCGTCCTCGTTCTCGAAAGCCTGTCGAATCGAAAAAAGACCCGCTGA
- the lipB gene encoding lipoyl(octanoyl) transferase LipB: protein MQRQDISTSLLASPGSPPVRWRIAHDPVPYDVAVETMENEAAAIANGEADELVWLVEHPPLYTAGTSADAADLVAPDRFPVFSTGRGGEYTYHGPGQRVVYVMLDLKRRRQDVRAFVAALEAVVIDALDAMNVRGERREDRVGVWVRRPERPPLPDGSPAEDKIAAIGIRLRRWVSFHGFSLNVDPDLEHFSGIVPCGIRGYGVTSLVDLGLPVMMSDADIRIRDSFERVFGPTISEADCQPKSLSQA from the coding sequence ATGCAGCGTCAGGACATTTCGACATCCCTTCTTGCGTCTCCCGGTTCGCCGCCGGTGCGCTGGCGTATCGCACACGATCCCGTTCCCTATGACGTGGCCGTCGAAACCATGGAAAACGAGGCCGCAGCCATCGCGAATGGCGAGGCGGACGAACTCGTCTGGCTGGTGGAACATCCCCCGCTCTACACGGCCGGCACCAGCGCGGACGCGGCCGACCTCGTCGCGCCAGACCGCTTCCCGGTGTTTTCCACAGGCCGCGGCGGCGAATACACCTATCATGGTCCGGGCCAGCGCGTGGTCTATGTCATGCTCGACCTGAAACGCCGCCGGCAGGACGTGCGCGCCTTCGTGGCGGCGCTCGAAGCGGTGGTGATCGACGCACTCGACGCCATGAACGTGCGCGGCGAGCGGCGCGAGGATCGCGTCGGCGTGTGGGTGCGCCGGCCCGAGCGCCCGCCGCTGCCCGACGGCTCACCCGCCGAGGACAAGATCGCCGCGATCGGCATCCGCCTGCGCCGCTGGGTGAGCTTTCACGGCTTCTCGCTCAATGTCGATCCGGACCTCGAGCATTTCTCCGGCATCGTGCCCTGCGGCATCCGCGGCTATGGCGTCACCAGCCTCGTCGATCTCGGGCTGCCCGTCATGATGAGCGATGCGGACATCCGCATCCGCGATTCGTTCGAGCGGGTGTTCGGCCCGACCATTTCCGAGGCGGACTGTCAGCCGAAGAGCCTGTCGCAGGCATAG
- a CDS encoding DMT family transporter, with translation MTMKASTTDQSGGNTMQGVALMAVAMLMLPCMDAIAKYMATFADMSPGQVTFYRFFFQVVCTIPLIFTAAGAATLRPKQPWLNLLRGAIHGAASLLFFAAVKYMPLADVFAIYFVEPFILTAMSAAFLGDKVGWRRWLAIVVGFGGALIVIQPSFILFGWTALLPVACAFLYSIYLFMNRAIGDADSPLTMQTIAGFGGTIFMGAALFIGDTAGIADFAPSLPTSVFTLVLLVILGALSGYAHMLVVRAFRMAPLSLLAPFQYFEIISATVLGYAIFGDFPTPSKWLGIAIIVASGLFIIWREHKSRKVEADIAFE, from the coding sequence ATGACCATGAAAGCCAGCACCACCGACCAATCCGGCGGAAACACCATGCAGGGCGTGGCACTGATGGCCGTCGCCATGCTGATGCTGCCCTGCATGGATGCGATCGCCAAATACATGGCGACCTTCGCCGACATGTCGCCGGGGCAGGTGACGTTCTACCGCTTCTTCTTCCAGGTCGTCTGCACGATCCCGCTGATCTTCACCGCGGCCGGCGCCGCGACACTGCGCCCGAAGCAACCGTGGCTGAACCTGCTGCGCGGCGCCATCCACGGCGCGGCGAGCCTCCTGTTCTTCGCGGCCGTGAAATACATGCCGCTCGCCGACGTCTTCGCGATCTATTTCGTCGAGCCCTTCATCCTGACCGCCATGTCGGCGGCCTTCCTCGGCGACAAGGTCGGCTGGCGGCGCTGGCTTGCCATCGTCGTCGGCTTCGGCGGCGCGCTGATCGTCATCCAGCCGAGCTTCATCCTGTTCGGCTGGACGGCGCTGCTGCCGGTCGCCTGCGCCTTCCTCTATTCGATCTACCTTTTCATGAACCGCGCCATCGGCGACGCCGATTCGCCGCTCACCATGCAGACGATCGCCGGCTTCGGCGGCACGATCTTCATGGGCGCGGCCCTGTTCATTGGAGACACCGCCGGGATCGCCGATTTCGCGCCGTCGCTGCCGACCTCGGTCTTCACGCTGGTGCTCCTCGTCATCCTGGGCGCGCTTTCCGGCTATGCCCACATGCTGGTCGTGCGCGCCTTCCGCATGGCGCCGCTCTCGCTGCTGGCGCCCTTCCAGTATTTCGAGATCATCTCGGCGACCGTGCTCGGCTATGCGATCTTCGGCGATTTCCCGACGCCGTCGAAATGGCTCGGCATCGCGATCATCGTCGCCTCGGGCCTCTTCATCATCTGGCGCGAGCACAAGAGCCGAAAGGTCGAGGCCGACATCGCCTTCGAGTGA
- a CDS encoding helix-turn-helix domain-containing protein: MTFPGESNAIPFPSGRADGDTLGGRLWRARDALGLSLEDLASRIGLPEQTVSGWERDHAEPDTKALFMLAGVLSVSPSWLIAGIGEAPAEPASDEHLHPLLRQLREVHQLHDQTGKAIAALEAEVARLIKKDQG, encoded by the coding sequence ATGACCTTTCCCGGCGAGAGCAACGCCATCCCCTTCCCTTCGGGCCGCGCCGACGGCGACACGCTCGGCGGCCGCCTCTGGCGGGCGCGCGATGCGCTCGGCCTCTCCCTCGAAGATCTCGCCTCCCGCATCGGCCTGCCCGAGCAGACGGTGAGCGGCTGGGAACGCGACCATGCCGAGCCGGACACCAAGGCGCTGTTCATGCTGGCCGGCGTGCTCTCCGTCTCGCCCTCCTGGCTGATCGCCGGCATCGGCGAGGCCCCGGCGGAGCCTGCCAGCGACGAGCACCTGCATCCGCTGCTGCGCCAGCTCCGGGAAGTCCACCAGCTTCACGACCAGACAGGCAAGGCAATCGCCGCGCTCGAAGCCGAGGTCGCCAGATTGATCAAAAAAGATCAAGGCTGA
- a CDS encoding S-(hydroxymethyl)glutathione dehydrogenase/class III alcohol dehydrogenase, producing the protein MDVRAAVAVQAGKPLEIMTVQLDGPKAGEVLVEVKATGICHTDEFTLSGADPEGIFPAILGHEGAGIVVDVGPGVTSLKKGDHVIPLYTPECRECYSCLSRKTNLCTAIRATQGQGLMPDGTSRFSIGKDKIFHYMGCSTFANYTVLPEIALAKVNPDAPFDKICYIGCGVTTGIGAVINTAKVEVGSTAIVFGLGGIGLNVLQGLRLAGADMIIGVDINNDRKAWGEKFGMTHFVNPKEVGDDIVPYLVNMTKRNGDTIGGADYTFDCTGNTKVMRQALESSHRGWGKSVIIGVAGAGQEISTRPFQLVTGRNWMGTAFGGARGRTDVPKIVDWYMEGKIQIDPMITHTMPLEDINKGFDLMHEGKSIRSVVIY; encoded by the coding sequence ATGGACGTACGCGCCGCCGTTGCCGTTCAGGCCGGCAAACCGCTTGAGATCATGACCGTACAGCTCGACGGCCCGAAGGCCGGCGAGGTGCTGGTCGAGGTGAAGGCGACGGGCATCTGCCACACGGACGAGTTCACCCTGTCGGGCGCCGACCCGGAGGGCATCTTCCCGGCTATCCTCGGCCATGAGGGCGCCGGCATCGTCGTCGATGTCGGCCCGGGCGTCACGTCGCTGAAGAAGGGCGACCACGTCATTCCGCTCTACACGCCCGAATGCCGCGAATGTTATTCCTGCCTGTCGCGCAAGACGAACCTGTGCACCGCCATCCGCGCCACCCAGGGCCAGGGCCTGATGCCGGACGGCACAAGCCGCTTCTCGATCGGCAAGGACAAGATCTTCCACTATATGGGCTGCTCGACCTTCGCCAACTACACGGTGCTGCCCGAGATCGCGCTCGCCAAGGTCAACCCGGACGCGCCCTTCGACAAGATTTGCTACATCGGCTGCGGCGTGACGACGGGCATCGGCGCCGTCATCAACACGGCGAAGGTCGAGGTCGGCTCGACGGCAATCGTCTTCGGCCTCGGCGGCATCGGCCTCAACGTGCTGCAGGGCCTGCGGCTTGCCGGCGCCGACATGATCATCGGCGTCGACATCAACAACGACCGCAAGGCCTGGGGCGAGAAGTTCGGCATGACGCACTTCGTCAACCCGAAGGAGGTCGGCGACGACATCGTGCCCTACCTCGTCAACATGACGAAGCGCAATGGCGATACGATCGGCGGGGCGGACTACACGTTCGACTGCACGGGCAACACCAAGGTGATGCGCCAGGCGCTCGAATCCTCGCACCGCGGCTGGGGCAAGTCGGTCATCATCGGCGTTGCCGGCGCGGGCCAGGAGATCTCGACGCGCCCGTTCCAGCTGGTCACCGGCCGCAACTGGATGGGCACGGCCTTCGGCGGCGCGCGCGGGCGCACGGACGTGCCAAAAATCGTCGACTGGTACATGGAGGGCAAGATCCAGATCGACCCGATGATCACCCACACCATGCCGCTCGAAGACATCAACAAGGGCTTCGACCTGATGCATGAAGGCAAGTCGATCCGCAGCGTGGTGATTTATTGA
- a CDS encoding GNAT family N-acetyltransferase, producing the protein MPATAYDVDVRRLDGFSAVELYTLLRLRVDVFVVEQACAYPELDGKDEDAFHLRLLIGGETAGYARLWRPEDGPPRIGRVLVSPAHRGKRLGEAVMQEAIRACAAHFPGTPIALSAQSHLERFYRSLGFSPTSEEYVEDGIPHIDMIRPYPTQG; encoded by the coding sequence ATACCCGCCACGGCCTATGACGTCGACGTGCGGAGGCTGGATGGCTTCTCCGCCGTCGAACTCTACACGCTGCTGCGGCTGCGCGTGGACGTCTTCGTCGTCGAGCAGGCCTGCGCCTATCCGGAACTGGACGGCAAGGACGAGGACGCGTTCCATCTCCGGCTGCTGATCGGCGGCGAGACGGCGGGCTATGCGCGGCTATGGCGGCCGGAAGACGGGCCGCCACGCATCGGCCGCGTGCTCGTTTCGCCTGCCCATCGCGGCAAACGGCTCGGGGAGGCCGTCATGCAGGAGGCGATCAGGGCCTGCGCGGCGCACTTCCCCGGCACGCCGATCGCGCTTTCCGCACAAAGCCACCTGGAACGCTTCTACCGGTCGCTTGGCTTTTCGCCGACGTCGGAGGAATATGTCGAAGACGGGATACCGCATATCGACATGATCCGACCATATCCAACCCAGGGGTAG
- a CDS encoding YaiI/YqxD family protein, with amino-acid sequence MTDTLPTIFVDADACPVKPEILKVAERHGLPVTFVANSGLRPSRDPMIRNVIVSGAFDAADNWIVENVKEGDIVITADVPLAGRTVAKGAHVTGPTGRLFDQTNIGMASAMRDLGAHLRETGESKGYNAAFSPRDRSAFLETLDRLCRRARNARAGS; translated from the coding sequence ATGACCGACACCCTGCCGACCATCTTCGTCGATGCGGATGCCTGCCCGGTGAAGCCGGAAATCCTGAAGGTCGCCGAACGCCACGGCCTGCCGGTCACCTTCGTCGCCAATTCGGGCCTGCGCCCGTCGCGCGATCCCATGATCCGGAACGTCATCGTCTCGGGCGCCTTCGATGCGGCGGACAACTGGATCGTCGAGAACGTAAAGGAAGGCGACATCGTCATTACGGCCGATGTTCCGCTTGCCGGCCGCACCGTCGCCAAGGGCGCCCATGTCACCGGCCCGACCGGGCGGCTCTTCGACCAGACGAATATCGGCATGGCCAGCGCCATGCGCGATCTCGGCGCGCACCTGCGCGAGACCGGCGAGAGCAAGGGCTACAACGCCGCCTTTTCGCCGCGCGACCGTTCCGCCTTCCTCGAAACGCTCGACCGCCTCTGCCGCCGGGCAAGGAATGCGCGGGCAGGCTCATGA